A window of the Garra rufa chromosome 10, GarRuf1.0, whole genome shotgun sequence genome harbors these coding sequences:
- the slc7a14a gene encoding probable cationic amino acid transporter, with product MSGLFAKLDPRRIQWGATWFTFQSRILRTKPVESMLESTGGTGAHGTKLARVLSTVDLVSLGVGSCVGTGMYVVSGLVAKEMAGPGVIVSFIIAAVASILSGVCYAEFGVRVPKTTGSAYTYSYVTVGEFVAFFIGWNLILEYLIGTAAGASALSSMFDSLANHSISSFMINHIGTLNGLGKGEQAYPDILALVIVILVTVIVALGVKNSVGFNNVLNVINLVVWVFIMIAGLFFVSGSNWDEGRFLPYGWSGVMQGAATCFYAFIGFDIIATTGEEAKSPNTSIPYAITASLVTCLTAYVSVSVILTLMVPYTEIDTDAPLMEMFSLHGFQTAKYIVAIGSIAGLTVSLLGSLFPMPRVIYAMAGDGLLFRFLANVSTYTETPAVACVVSGFLSALLALLVSLRDLIEMMSIGTLLAYTLVSVCVLLLRYQPEGDIHGFVNFLSEQNAKRKEGVLAECEKEACSPVSEGDDYGGAPTNTCGAKNLPSLGDNEMLIGKPDKSTYTASHPNYGTVDMSSGIESDETDSVLLLKLKKLLGPRYYTMRIRLGLPGKMDRPTLATGRIVTRCVVLLFILIFCFCSLIIFGSGQIADGQWWAVLLLVLLMLVITLLIFIIIQQPENPKRLPYMAPCVPFVPASAMLVNIYLMLKLSTITWIRFGVWCFVGVLIYFGYGMWNSTLEITAREEEAHASTYQRYDMGVDDNFAVDDDLYPSGDGGPHQSWGSQEGKGGPQKQKQQHQEQSEPQPDGLNKVDNHRTSSSSHSRAKSKAGKPSPGFEALVVDDDLDDPLE from the exons ATGAGCGGGCTCTTTGCCAAACTTGACCCGCGGCGGATTCAATGGGGGGCCACCTGGTTTACCTTCCAGTCCCGCATCCTGCGGACGAAGCCGGTGGAGTCCATGCTGGAGAGCACAGGAGGCACTGGGGCTCACGGCACTAAACTCGCCCGCGTTCTTTCAACTGTGGACCTTGTGTCTCTGGGAGTGGGAAGTTGTGTAGGCACTGGCATGTATGTGGTATCTGGACTAGTGGCTAAGGAAATGGCAGGTCCCGGGGTCATTGTATCTTTCATCATTGCTGCTGTGGCCTCCATCCTGTCAG GGGTGTGCTATGCTGAATTTGGTGTGCGTGTGCCTAAAACCACAGGATCGGCCTATACTTACAGTTATGTGACAGTGGGAGAATTTGTGGCTTTTTTTATTGGCTGGAATCTGATTTTGGAGTATCTGATTGGTACAGCCGCAGGAGCCAGTGCGCTCAGCAGTATGTTCGACTCGCTGGCCAATCACAGCATCAGCAGCTTCATGATCAACCACATAGGAACGCTCAATGGCTTGG GTAAAGGAGAGCAGGCATATCCGGACATCCTGGCCCTGGTCATAGTCATCCTGGTCACAGTTATAGTTGCTCTAGGCGTGAAGAACTCTGTTGGGTTTAACAACGTGCTGAACGTCATCAATCTGGTGGTGTGGGTGTTCATAATGATCGCAGGCCTGTTCTTCGTCAGTGGCAGCAACTGGGATGAGGGACGATTCCTGCCTTATGGCTGGTCTGGG GTCATGCAGGGAGCAGCCACTTGCTTCTACGCTTTTATTGGGTTTGACATCATAGCCACCACCGGAGAGGAAGCCAAGAGTCCCAACACATCCATCCCCTATGCTATCACTGCCTCTCTGGTCACCTGCCTCACTGCCTATGTCTCT GTGAGTGTGATCCTCACCCTGATGGTCCCCTACACTGAAATCGACACAGATGCTCCTCTGATGGAGATGTTTTCTCTACACGGCTTCCAAACTGCCAAATACATAGTGGCCATTGGCTCCATTGCAGGATTGACGGTCAGTTTGTTGGGCTCTCTCTTCCCAATGCCGAGAGTCATCTACGCCATGGCAGGAGATGGTTTGCTCTTCAG GTTCCTGGCCAATGTGAGCACATACACAGAGACTCCTGCAGTGGCCTGTGTggtgtcaggcttcctctctgcTCTCTTGGCTTTGCTTGTCAGTCTGAGAGACCTGATTGAGATGATGTCCATCGGCACTCTGCTAGCCTACACACTAGTGTCCGTGTGTGTGCTACTGCTGCGTTACCAGCCTGAAGGAGACATCCACGGATTCGTCAACTTCCTCTCTGAGCAGAATGCAAAACGTAAAGAGGGAGTGCTGGCTGAGTGTGAGAAGGAAGCCTGTTCACCTGTCAGCGAGGGTGATGATTATGGAGGAGCTCCAACAAACACCTGTGGAGCCAAAAACTTGCCGTCTCTAGGAGACAACGAGATGCTGATTGGCAAACCCGACAAGTCCACCTACACTGCCAGTCACCCCAACTATGGCACAGTGGACATGTCCTCAGGCATCGAGTCAGACGAGACAGATAGCGTGTTATTGCTGAAGCTGAAGAAACTTCTCGGACCTCGCTATTATACCATGCGCATTCGGCTTGGTCTGCCAGGCAAGATGGACAGGCCCACTTTGGCCACTGGTCGCATTGTCACCCGCTGCGTCGTTCTGCTCTTCATCCTCATCTTCTGCTTCTGCTCTCTCATCATCTTCGGGTCGGGTCAGATCGCTGATGGCCAGTGGTGGGCCGTGCTTTTGCTAGTGCTGCTGATGCTGGTCATAACGCTCTTGATCTTCATCATCATTCAGCAGCCGGAGAACCCCAAACGCCTGCCCTACATGGCTCCCTGCGTTCCCTTCGTCCCGGCCTCTGCCATGTTGGTAAATATTTACCTCATGCTCAAGCTCTCCACCATCACATGGATCCGTTTTGGCGTATGGTGCTTTGTGG GTGTTTTGATCTACTTCGGCTACGGCATGTGGAACAGCACCCTGGAGATCACGGCACGCGAGGAGGAGGCCCACGCCAGCACATACCAGCGCTATGACATGGGTGTGGACGACAACTTTGCAGTGGATGACGATCTGTACCCTTCGGGAGACGGAGGGCCGCACCAAAGCTGGGGCTCCCAGGAGGGCAAAGGTGGgccacagaaacagaaacagcaACACCAGGAGCAGAGCGAGCCTCAGCCTGACGGCCTGAACAAGGTGGACAACCACAGGACCTCCTCTTCCTCACACAGCAGGGCCAAAAGCAAAGCTGGCAAACCCAGTCCGGGCTTTGAGGCGCTGGTAGTCGACGACGATTTGGACGATCCTTTGGAATGA